The following coding sequences lie in one Klebsiella huaxiensis genomic window:
- a CDS encoding FadR/GntR family transcriptional regulator — protein MSLSTQQLAAQKNISWVLAEKLAQKILTGEYQPESILPGEIELGEQFGVSRTAVREAVKTLTAKGMLLPRPRIGTRVMPRSSWNFLDKELLAWWLTEDNFEEVVSHFLVMRSSLEPQACFLAANSGSPEQRAQLNALMAEMIELKRNFQRERWIEVDMAWHEHIYEMSGNPFLISFASLFHSVYHTYFTSITQNEVMKLDLHQAIVDAILDNDGSRALNACQALLSAPNHSKGTE, from the coding sequence ATGTCTTTAAGCACACAGCAGCTGGCGGCACAAAAGAATATCTCCTGGGTATTAGCGGAGAAACTGGCGCAAAAAATTCTGACCGGCGAATATCAGCCAGAAAGCATTCTTCCTGGAGAGATAGAGCTGGGTGAGCAATTCGGCGTAAGCCGCACGGCGGTTCGTGAGGCAGTCAAAACGTTGACAGCAAAAGGAATGCTTTTGCCTCGCCCACGCATCGGCACCCGCGTTATGCCACGCAGTAGCTGGAACTTTCTCGACAAAGAGCTGCTAGCCTGGTGGTTAACGGAAGATAACTTTGAAGAGGTTGTTAGCCATTTCCTCGTGATGCGCAGCAGTCTTGAACCGCAAGCCTGTTTTCTGGCGGCGAATTCAGGTAGCCCAGAACAAAGAGCACAACTCAATGCTCTAATGGCGGAAATGATTGAGTTGAAGAGAAACTTTCAGCGCGAGCGCTGGATTGAAGTCGATATGGCCTGGCATGAACATATATATGAGATGAGTGGAAATCCCTTTCTAATCTCTTTCGCTTCTTTATTCCATTCTGTCTACCACACCTATTTCACTTCTATAACCCAGAATGAGGTGATGAAGCTGGATCTCCATCAGGCAATAGTTGATGCCATCCTCGATAATGACGGTTCACGGGCGCTGAACGCCTGTCAGGCTTTGTTGAGTGCTCCAAATCATTCAAAAGGTACAGAATGA
- the polA gene encoding DNA polymerase I: MVQIPENPLILVDGSSYLYRAYHAFPPLTNSAGEPTGAMYGVLNMLRSLILQYQPTHAVVVFDAKGKTFRDELFEHYKSHRPPMPDDLRAQIEPLHTMVKAMGLPLMAVPGVEADDVIGTLAREAEKAGRPVLISTGDKDMAQLVTPGITLINTMTNTILGPDEVVTKYGVPPELIIDFLALMGDSSDNIPGVPGVGEKTAQALLQGLGGLDTLYAESEKIAGLSFRGSKTMAAKLEQNKEVAYLSYQLATIKTDVELDLSCEELLVEQPAADELLTLFKKYEFKRWITDVESGKWMQAKGVKPTAKPVEVAADAEEETAATLSSENYVTILDEETLTTWIEKLKKAPLFAFDTETDSLDNVSANMVGLSFAVEPGIAAYVPVAHDYLDAPDQIPRDRVLELLKPLLENDKHLKVGQNLKYDRGILANYDIELRGIAFDTMLESYILDSVAGRHDMDSLSDRWLKHKTITFEEIAGKGKNQLTFNQIALEEAGRYAAEDADVTLQLHLKMWPKLQQNEGPLNIFKNIEMPLVPVLSRVERNGVKIDPAVLHAHSQEIAKRLIELEKKAYDIAGEEFNLSSPKQLQTILFEKQGIKPLKKTPGGAPSTSEEVLEELALDYPLPKVILEYRGLAKLKSTYTDKLPLMISPKTGRVHTSYHQAVTATGRLSSTDPNLQNIPVRNEEGRRIRQAFIAPQDYLIVSADYSQIELRIMAHLSRDNGLLTAFAEGKDIHRATAAEVFGLPLESVSSEQRRSAKAINFGLIYGMSAFGLARQLNIPRKEAQKYMDLYFERYPGVLDYMERTRAQAKEQGYVETLDGRRLYLPDIKSSNGARRAGAERAAINAPMQGTAADIIKRAMIAVDDWLLSEKPRVRMIMQVHDELVFEVHKDDLDTVAKKIHELMESSTTLAVPLLVEVGSGENWDQAH; the protein is encoded by the coding sequence ATGGTTCAGATCCCAGAAAACCCCCTCATCCTCGTTGACGGCTCCTCTTACCTTTACCGGGCATATCACGCTTTTCCCCCGCTGACTAACAGCGCTGGTGAACCGACTGGCGCAATGTACGGCGTACTGAATATGCTGCGAAGCCTGATCCTACAGTATCAACCGACTCATGCAGTCGTGGTTTTTGATGCCAAAGGGAAGACTTTCCGTGATGAATTATTTGAGCACTATAAATCTCATCGTCCACCGATGCCGGACGATCTGCGTGCGCAGATCGAGCCGTTGCATACCATGGTTAAGGCGATGGGCTTACCTCTGATGGCTGTTCCGGGCGTTGAAGCTGATGATGTGATCGGTACACTGGCGCGTGAAGCTGAAAAGGCAGGTCGTCCAGTGCTGATTAGCACGGGTGATAAAGATATGGCTCAGTTAGTTACGCCGGGTATTACCCTGATTAACACGATGACTAACACTATTCTTGGTCCGGATGAAGTCGTCACAAAATACGGCGTTCCACCTGAACTGATCATTGATTTCCTTGCTCTCATGGGTGACTCCTCGGACAACATTCCTGGTGTTCCTGGGGTCGGCGAAAAGACCGCGCAGGCGTTGCTACAGGGGCTGGGTGGGCTTGATACCCTGTATGCTGAGTCTGAGAAAATCGCCGGCCTGAGCTTCCGCGGATCTAAAACGATGGCGGCGAAGCTAGAACAGAATAAAGAGGTTGCGTATCTCTCTTATCAGCTGGCGACGATTAAAACGGATGTTGAACTGGATTTGAGCTGTGAAGAACTGCTCGTTGAGCAACCCGCAGCGGATGAACTGCTGACGCTGTTTAAAAAGTATGAATTCAAACGCTGGATAACCGATGTTGAGTCCGGTAAATGGATGCAGGCAAAAGGCGTTAAACCTACCGCGAAACCAGTCGAAGTGGCGGCAGATGCTGAAGAAGAGACGGCGGCAACGCTCTCCTCTGAAAACTATGTCACGATTCTTGATGAAGAAACACTGACGACGTGGATCGAAAAACTGAAGAAAGCGCCGCTTTTTGCTTTTGATACCGAAACTGACAGCCTTGATAATGTATCCGCCAATATGGTCGGCCTATCATTCGCCGTTGAGCCAGGCATCGCAGCTTATGTACCGGTTGCTCATGACTATCTGGATGCGCCGGATCAGATCCCGCGCGACCGCGTGCTGGAACTGCTAAAGCCCTTACTGGAAAACGATAAGCATCTTAAGGTAGGACAGAACCTCAAATATGATCGCGGTATTCTGGCTAACTATGACATTGAGCTGCGCGGTATTGCCTTTGATACCATGCTGGAGTCCTACATTCTTGACAGCGTAGCGGGCCGACATGATATGGATAGCCTTTCCGATCGCTGGTTGAAGCACAAAACCATTACCTTTGAAGAGATTGCCGGCAAGGGTAAAAATCAGCTCACCTTTAATCAAATCGCACTGGAAGAAGCTGGTCGTTACGCGGCGGAAGATGCTGACGTGACTCTGCAACTGCATTTGAAGATGTGGCCAAAGCTTCAGCAGAATGAAGGCCCGCTGAACATCTTTAAAAATATAGAAATGCCGTTGGTGCCAGTGCTCTCTCGCGTTGAGCGTAATGGCGTGAAGATTGACCCAGCCGTGCTGCATGCGCATTCTCAGGAAATCGCCAAGCGCCTGATTGAGTTGGAGAAGAAGGCATATGATATTGCAGGAGAAGAGTTTAACCTCTCTTCGCCTAAGCAGCTGCAAACCATCCTGTTTGAAAAGCAAGGGATTAAACCACTGAAGAAGACGCCGGGCGGCGCTCCGTCTACGTCGGAAGAGGTGTTGGAAGAGCTGGCTCTGGATTATCCGCTGCCAAAAGTTATCCTTGAATATCGTGGTCTGGCAAAACTCAAATCCACTTATACCGATAAGCTGCCGCTGATGATCAGCCCGAAAACGGGTCGCGTGCATACATCTTATCACCAGGCGGTTACTGCAACGGGACGCCTGTCATCTACCGATCCGAACCTGCAGAACATTCCGGTACGTAACGAAGAAGGACGCCGTATTCGTCAGGCGTTTATTGCTCCGCAAGATTATCTCATTGTCTCCGCCGACTACTCGCAAATTGAATTGCGCATTATGGCGCACCTGTCGCGCGATAACGGCCTGCTAACCGCGTTTGCGGAGGGGAAAGATATCCACCGCGCTACTGCGGCAGAGGTTTTTGGTTTGCCGCTTGAAAGCGTGAGCAGCGAACAGCGACGCAGCGCAAAGGCTATCAACTTTGGCCTGATTTACGGGATGAGCGCATTTGGCCTTGCGCGACAGCTCAATATTCCGCGTAAAGAAGCGCAGAAATATATGGATCTCTACTTTGAGCGCTATCCAGGTGTGCTGGATTATATGGAACGTACCCGTGCACAGGCAAAAGAGCAGGGATATGTTGAAACGCTTGATGGCCGCCGACTCTACTTGCCGGACATTAAATCCAGCAACGGAGCGCGTCGCGCTGGTGCTGAGCGTGCGGCAATCAACGCGCCGATGCAGGGAACTGCTGCGGATATCATTAAACGCGCAATGATCGCTGTAGATGATTGGCTGTTAAGTGAAAAACCGCGAGTGCGTATGATCATGCAAGTTCACGATGAATTAGTCTTCGAAGTTCATAAAGACGATTTAGATACGGTCGCGAAAAAGATCCACGAACTGATGGAAAGCAGCACGACGCTGGCAGTTCCGCTGCTGGTAGAAGTGGGTAGTGGGGAAAATTGGGATCAAGCGCACTAA
- the yihA gene encoding ribosome biogenesis GTP-binding protein YihA/YsxC yields the protein MTNWNYQLTHFVTSAPDIRHLPSDTGIEVAFAGRSNAGKSSALNTLTNQKSLARTSKTPGRTQLINLFEVAEGKRLVDLPGYGYAQVPEEMKIKWQRALGEYLEKRLCLKGLVILMDIRHPLKDLDQQMILWAVESDIPVLVLLTKADKLASGARKAQLNQVREAVIAFNGDVQVEAFSSLKKQGVDKLRQKLDSWYNDIPPQEEPEDSE from the coding sequence TTGACCAACTGGAATTATCAACTGACGCATTTTGTCACTAGCGCACCAGATATCCGCCATCTTCCTTCTGATACCGGTATCGAAGTGGCATTCGCTGGCCGCTCTAACGCAGGGAAATCCAGCGCCCTGAATACGCTGACTAACCAGAAAAGCCTTGCTCGTACATCAAAGACGCCTGGGCGTACGCAGCTCATTAACCTGTTTGAAGTTGCTGAGGGAAAACGTCTGGTCGACCTGCCAGGCTATGGTTACGCTCAAGTTCCTGAAGAGATGAAAATCAAATGGCAGCGGGCGCTGGGTGAATACCTGGAAAAACGCCTGTGTCTGAAAGGGCTGGTCATACTGATGGATATCCGGCACCCGCTTAAAGATCTCGATCAGCAGATGATCCTATGGGCCGTCGAAAGCGATATCCCTGTTCTTGTGCTGCTGACTAAAGCCGATAAGCTGGCCAGTGGCGCGCGCAAAGCCCAGCTCAACCAGGTCCGTGAAGCGGTAATCGCATTTAATGGTGATGTGCAGGTGGAAGCATTTTCTTCCCTGAAGAAGCAGGGCGTAGATAAACTGCGTCAGAAACTGGATAGCTGGTATAACGACATTCCTCCTCAGGAAGAGCCTGAAGACAGCGAGTAA
- the yihI gene encoding Der GTPase-activating protein YihI has translation MKKPTSVPRGKKSRKTREELNQEARDRKQQKKHRGHAAGSRATGGDAASAGKKQGQQQDPRIGSKKPIPLGVTENAPVIKQHKPKSEKPMLSPQAELDLLENDERLDALLERLEEGGTLNAEEQTWVDAKLDRIDELMQQLGLSYDDDEDEEEEERKEDMMRLLKGGN, from the coding sequence ATGAAAAAACCGACATCTGTACCTCGTGGCAAAAAAAGTCGCAAAACGCGTGAAGAATTGAACCAGGAAGCTCGCGATCGTAAGCAGCAGAAGAAACATCGCGGTCATGCGGCAGGAAGTCGTGCGACCGGTGGTGATGCCGCCTCTGCAGGTAAAAAACAAGGCCAACAGCAAGATCCGCGCATTGGCAGCAAAAAACCGATCCCGCTGGGTGTGACAGAGAATGCCCCAGTGATTAAGCAGCATAAACCGAAGAGCGAGAAACCTATGCTTTCACCGCAGGCTGAGCTGGATTTGCTGGAGAACGATGAGCGCCTGGACGCGCTGCTGGAACGTCTGGAAGAGGGCGGAACCTTGAATGCTGAAGAGCAGACCTGGGTTGATGCCAAACTGGACCGTATTGATGAACTGATGCAACAACTCGGCCTCTCCTACGATGATGACGAAGATGAGGAAGAGGAAGAACGCAAAGAAGATATGATGCGTTTACTGAAGGGCGGAAACTAA
- a CDS encoding YihD family protein, with protein MKCKRLNEVIELLQPAWQKEPELNLIQFLQKLAKEAGYTGELSDLSDDILIYHLKMRDSTKEAVIPGIQKDYEEDFKTALLRARGVIKE; from the coding sequence ATGAAATGTAAACGTCTGAATGAAGTCATTGAACTCCTCCAACCTGCCTGGCAGAAAGAACCTGAACTAAATTTGATTCAATTCTTGCAAAAACTGGCCAAAGAGGCCGGTTATACGGGGGAATTAAGCGATCTTTCCGACGATATTCTGATTTATCATCTGAAAATGCGCGACTCGACAAAAGAGGCCGTTATTCCCGGTATTCAGAAAGATTATGAAGAAGACTTCAAAACCGCATTGCTTCGCGCTCGCGGAGTCATTAAAGAGTAA
- the mdtD gene encoding multidrug transporter subunit MdtD, whose translation MSEKKGRSMAGLPWIAAMAFFMQALDATILNTALPAIAQSLNRSPLAMQSAIISYTLTVAMLIPVSGWLADRFGTRKVFIIAVSLFTLGSLACALSGSLTELVTFRVIQGIGGAMMMPVARLALLRAYPRSELLPVLNFVTMPGLVGPILGPVLGGVLVTWASWHWIFLINIPIGIIGIVYARKYMPDFTTPRRRFDTIGFLLFGLSLVLFSSGIELFGEKIVATWIALSIIALSVVMLLAYIRHARRHPTPLISLSLFKTHTFSVGIAGNLATRLGTGCVPFLMPLMLQVGFGYPAIIAGCIIAPTAIGSIIAKSTVTQILRWFGYRKTLVGVTVFIGLMIAQFSLQSPDMSIWMLLLPLFVLGMAMSTQFTSMNTITLADLTDENASSGNSMLAVTQQLSISLGVAISAAVLRFYEGFDSANTIEQFHYTFITMGAITVVSALVFALLKAKDGRNLIKERHKH comes from the coding sequence ATGAGCGAGAAAAAAGGGCGTAGTATGGCCGGGCTGCCGTGGATTGCTGCGATGGCCTTTTTTATGCAGGCGCTGGATGCCACCATTCTGAATACCGCCCTTCCTGCTATCGCACAGAGTCTCAACCGTTCACCGCTGGCCATGCAATCCGCTATCATCAGCTATACGCTTACCGTGGCCATGTTAATTCCAGTCAGCGGTTGGCTGGCTGACCGTTTCGGCACACGGAAAGTGTTTATCATCGCCGTTAGTCTATTCACCCTAGGTTCTCTCGCCTGCGCCCTCTCAGGTTCTCTAACAGAGTTGGTTACCTTCCGCGTTATTCAAGGTATAGGTGGGGCGATGATGATGCCGGTGGCGAGGCTGGCATTACTGCGCGCCTATCCGCGCAGTGAATTACTACCAGTGTTAAATTTCGTCACGATGCCAGGGCTGGTCGGCCCCATTCTCGGACCCGTACTCGGCGGTGTACTGGTCACCTGGGCCAGCTGGCACTGGATTTTTCTGATTAATATTCCCATCGGCATTATCGGGATTGTGTACGCCCGTAAATATATGCCGGACTTCACTACGCCCCGGCGCCGTTTTGACACGATCGGCTTTCTGCTGTTCGGATTAAGTCTGGTACTGTTTTCCAGCGGAATCGAACTGTTTGGTGAGAAGATCGTCGCGACATGGATTGCTCTATCCATCATTGCTCTGAGCGTTGTCATGCTGTTGGCGTATATTCGCCACGCTCGCCGCCATCCCACGCCGCTCATTTCGCTTTCTTTATTTAAGACGCACACCTTTTCCGTCGGGATTGCAGGAAATCTGGCAACGCGGCTGGGCACCGGCTGCGTTCCGTTCCTGATGCCTCTGATGCTACAGGTCGGTTTTGGTTATCCGGCGATTATCGCAGGCTGCATAATTGCGCCTACGGCTATCGGTTCGATTATCGCGAAATCAACCGTTACTCAGATTCTTCGCTGGTTTGGCTACCGAAAAACGCTGGTTGGGGTAACGGTATTTATTGGCCTGATGATCGCTCAGTTTTCGCTGCAATCACCGGATATGTCGATCTGGATGTTGTTACTACCGCTATTCGTTCTGGGAATGGCGATGTCCACCCAGTTCACCTCAATGAACACTATCACGCTCGCTGATTTAACCGATGAAAACGCCAGCAGCGGCAACAGTATGCTGGCGGTTACTCAGCAGCTATCCATCAGTCTCGGGGTCGCCATTAGCGCGGCTGTGCTGAGGTTTTATGAAGGATTCGATAGCGCAAATACCATCGAGCAGTTCCACTACACCTTTATAACCATGGGAGCAATCACCGTTGTATCAGCGCTAGTATTTGCTTTATTGAAAGCGAAGGATGGCCGCAATCTGATTAAGGAGCGGCACAAGCATTAA
- the dsbA gene encoding thiol:disulfide interchange protein DsbA yields MNKIWLALAGMILAFSASAAQITDGKQYITLDKPVAGEPQVLEFFSFYCPHCYQFEEVLHVSDNVKKKLPEGVKMTKYHVEFLGPLGKDLTQAWAVAMALGVEDKITVPMFEAVQKTQSVQTVADIRKIFVDSGVKGEEYDAAWNSFVVKSLVAQQEKAAADFQLQGVPAMYVNGKYQINPQGMDTSNMDAFVAQYADTVKQLVEKK; encoded by the coding sequence ATGAACAAAATTTGGCTGGCGCTGGCTGGTATGATTCTGGCTTTTAGTGCATCCGCTGCCCAGATCACCGACGGTAAGCAGTACATCACCCTCGACAAGCCAGTTGCTGGCGAGCCTCAGGTGCTCGAGTTCTTCTCGTTCTACTGCCCCCATTGCTATCAGTTTGAAGAAGTACTTCATGTGTCAGATAACGTGAAGAAAAAGCTGCCTGAAGGCGTCAAGATGACTAAATACCACGTTGAGTTCCTGGGCCCATTGGGCAAGGATCTGACTCAGGCGTGGGCTGTGGCGATGGCGCTGGGCGTGGAAGACAAGATTACTGTTCCAATGTTTGAAGCGGTACAGAAAACCCAGTCCGTCCAGACCGTGGCCGATATCCGTAAAATCTTTGTTGATTCTGGTGTGAAAGGCGAAGAGTACGATGCGGCGTGGAACAGCTTCGTGGTGAAATCTCTGGTTGCTCAGCAAGAAAAAGCCGCTGCTGATTTCCAACTGCAGGGCGTACCCGCGATGTACGTTAACGGAAAATATCAGATTAACCCGCAAGGGATGGATACCAGCAACATGGACGCATTTGTTGCTCAGTATGCCGATACCGTTAAGCAGTTAGTTGAGAAGAAATAA
- a CDS encoding serine/threonine protein kinase — translation MHDKAFNFQTLHPDTIIDGLFDLGMRVESGLTPLNSYENRVYQFQDEDRHRYVVKFYRPERWSAEQILEEHQYTLQLMQDDVPVAAPLSFHESTLHQHQGFFFAVFPSLGGRQFEADNLDQMEWVGRYLGRMHQTGRKQRFVARPEIGTNEYLLEPRQVFEISPLIPAGLKEAFLSATDKLIDAVMAQWHGNANILRLHGDCHAGNILWRDGPLFVDLDDARNGPAIQDLWMLLNGDKAEQRMQLEMIIEAYEEFSSFNTDEIALIEPLRAMRLVYYLAWLLRRWNDPAFPINFPWLTGEDYWRGQTITFLEQVKVLQEPPLQLTPMY, via the coding sequence ATGCACGATAAGGCTTTCAATTTTCAGACGCTTCACCCGGATACCATCATTGATGGTTTGTTTGATCTGGGTATGCGGGTGGAATCTGGGCTCACCCCGCTTAACAGCTATGAGAACCGCGTTTACCAGTTTCAGGACGAAGATCGCCACCGCTATGTGGTGAAGTTCTATCGTCCTGAACGCTGGTCTGCAGAACAAATCCTCGAAGAACATCAGTATACCCTTCAACTCATGCAGGATGATGTTCCCGTTGCGGCGCCATTATCTTTCCATGAAAGTACGCTTCACCAGCACCAGGGGTTCTTCTTTGCCGTTTTCCCAAGCCTGGGTGGACGTCAGTTTGAGGCGGATAATCTCGATCAGATGGAATGGGTTGGACGCTATCTTGGCCGTATGCATCAAACGGGTCGCAAGCAGCGTTTTGTCGCTCGCCCGGAGATTGGTACTAATGAATATCTCCTTGAGCCACGCCAGGTCTTTGAGATCTCTCCGTTGATTCCTGCTGGTCTGAAAGAGGCCTTTCTCAGCGCTACCGATAAACTGATTGATGCTGTAATGGCACAATGGCACGGGAACGCTAATATCTTACGTTTGCACGGTGACTGCCATGCCGGAAATATCCTTTGGCGTGATGGCCCTCTGTTTGTTGATTTAGATGATGCGCGTAATGGTCCTGCTATCCAGGATCTCTGGATGCTGTTAAATGGTGATAAAGCCGAGCAGCGGATGCAGCTTGAGATGATCATTGAAGCCTATGAAGAGTTCAGCTCTTTTAATACGGATGAAATCGCTCTCATCGAACCTTTACGTGCAATGCGGTTAGTTTATTATCTGGCGTGGTTGCTCAGACGCTGGAATGATCCTGCTTTCCCTATAAATTTCCCATGGTTAACCGGGGAAGATTACTGGCGCGGGCAGACAATAACTTTTCTTGAGCAGGTGAAGGTTCTGCAGGAACCCCCTCTTCAGTTAACGCCAATGTATTAA
- the mobB gene encoding molybdopterin-guanine dinucleotide biosynthesis protein MobB: MIPLLAIAAWSGTGKTTLLKALIPALCTEGLRPGLIKHTHHDMDVDKPGKDSYELRKAGAAQTIVASSQRWALMTETPDEPTLDLVWLVSRMDASTLDLVLVEGFKHESVPKILLYRQNNGHSVEELVFDEHVIAIASDIPVETSLPLLDLNDIQQIVTFIMQWLKRPK; encoded by the coding sequence ATGATACCTCTTTTGGCTATCGCTGCCTGGAGCGGTACAGGTAAAACAACGTTGTTGAAGGCGCTGATCCCGGCATTATGTACTGAAGGTCTACGCCCGGGGCTCATTAAACATACTCACCATGATATGGACGTGGATAAACCCGGCAAAGATAGCTATGAGCTACGTAAAGCCGGAGCTGCACAGACTATTGTCGCCAGTTCACAGCGCTGGGCATTAATGACGGAAACACCTGATGAACCAACTCTGGACCTTGTCTGGCTGGTAAGCAGAATGGACGCATCAACGTTAGATTTAGTGCTAGTTGAAGGTTTTAAGCATGAATCTGTGCCAAAAATTCTACTTTATCGGCAAAACAACGGACATAGCGTAGAAGAGTTGGTGTTTGATGAGCACGTGATTGCGATAGCCAGCGATATTCCTGTCGAAACATCACTTCCACTGTTAGATCTAAATGATATTCAGCAGATAGTCACTTTTATTATGCAGTGGTTAAAGAGGCCTAAATAA
- a CDS encoding acyltransferase — protein MSRLLAAITLPLSIALTILVTIICSVPIIIAGLIKLLVPIPAVWRSISVFCNFMMYCWCEGLALLLHLNPWLKWDVQGIEGLNKRNWYLLISNHHSWADIVVLCVLFRKHIPMNKYFLKQQLAWVPFIGLACWALDMPFMRRYSRGYLIRHPERRGKDVETTRRSCEKFRVHPTTIVNFVEGSRFTEEKQRQTRSPYNNLLPPKAAGIAMALGVLGSQFDKLLNVTLCYPENNHRPFYDMLSGRLTRIVVRINLEPVAEDLHGDYVNDKNFKRHFQRWLNMLWEEKDRQLTEIMRHKK, from the coding sequence ATGTCGAGATTACTCGCTGCGATAACCCTTCCACTAAGTATCGCCCTTACTATCTTAGTCACTATAATCTGCTCGGTGCCGATAATCATCGCCGGACTGATTAAACTTCTTGTGCCGATTCCTGCGGTCTGGCGCTCGATATCTGTTTTCTGCAACTTCATGATGTATTGCTGGTGTGAAGGGTTGGCACTACTGCTACATCTTAATCCGTGGTTAAAATGGGATGTTCAAGGTATTGAAGGCCTGAACAAGAGAAACTGGTATTTACTTATCAGCAACCATCACAGTTGGGCTGATATCGTGGTGCTCTGTGTGCTGTTTCGCAAACATATCCCAATGAATAAATACTTTCTCAAACAGCAGCTAGCCTGGGTACCGTTCATTGGTCTTGCTTGCTGGGCCCTGGACATGCCGTTTATGCGCCGTTACTCACGTGGTTATTTAATTCGTCATCCAGAACGTCGCGGTAAAGATGTTGAAACCACCCGTCGTTCCTGCGAGAAATTCCGCGTCCACCCAACGACTATCGTTAACTTTGTCGAAGGTTCACGTTTTACTGAAGAAAAACAGCGTCAGACTCGCTCACCTTACAATAACTTATTACCCCCAAAAGCTGCGGGTATCGCTATGGCATTGGGCGTGCTGGGATCGCAGTTTGATAAGCTGCTCAACGTGACGTTATGTTACCCAGAGAACAACCACAGGCCATTTTACGACATGCTAAGTGGTCGATTGACGCGGATTGTGGTGCGAATAAATCTGGAGCCTGTAGCTGAAGATCTACATGGCGACTATGTGAATGATAAAAACTTTAAGCGCCACTTCCAGCGTTGGTTAAATATGCTGTGGGAAGAAAAGGATCGTCAACTGACGGAAATAATGCGGCACAAAAAATGA
- the mobA gene encoding molybdenum cofactor guanylyltransferase MobA, protein MQGRVITGVVLAGGRATRMGGIDKGLQQLNGKALWRHVADSLETQVTNLVISANRNLDSWQGSGYPIITDSLNDFPGPLAGMLSVMQQIESEWFLFCPCDTPFIPSFLAERLIQQKKSSPAVWVHDGERDHPAIALVNQEVIAELEIYLAGGERRVMVFMRKIGGHSVDFSDVKSAFINVNTLNDLQSMQVPS, encoded by the coding sequence ATGCAAGGCAGGGTAATAACCGGTGTTGTGCTGGCGGGAGGAAGAGCCACACGCATGGGGGGGATAGATAAAGGATTGCAGCAGCTAAACGGTAAAGCCTTGTGGCGTCACGTCGCCGACTCGCTAGAAACTCAGGTAACAAACCTGGTGATTAGCGCTAACCGCAATCTTGATAGCTGGCAAGGGAGCGGCTACCCGATTATTACCGACAGCCTGAACGACTTCCCTGGCCCACTGGCCGGGATGCTCTCCGTTATGCAACAAATCGAGAGCGAGTGGTTTTTGTTTTGCCCGTGCGATACGCCATTTATTCCCTCATTCCTTGCCGAGCGCTTAATACAGCAGAAAAAATCATCCCCGGCCGTTTGGGTTCATGATGGTGAGCGCGACCATCCAGCTATTGCTTTAGTTAATCAAGAGGTGATTGCAGAACTGGAAATCTATCTGGCCGGGGGAGAGCGGCGAGTAATGGTATTCATGCGTAAGATTGGTGGGCATAGTGTTGATTTCAGCGATGTAAAATCAGCCTTTATTAACGTAAACACTCTTAACGATTTGCAGAGTATGCAGGTGCCATCATGA
- a CDS encoding spot 42 RNA, inhibition of DNA synthesis, whose product MFYLSDLLLHVIGFG is encoded by the coding sequence ATGTTCTATCTTTCAGACCTTTTACTTCACGTAATCGGATTTGGCTGA